The following DNA comes from Oncorhynchus mykiss isolate Arlee chromosome 16, USDA_OmykA_1.1, whole genome shotgun sequence.
ATTCAGCTGAAATCTTACAGCATGTTAGTTGTAAAATTGTGAGAATATGTAGATTATCTAAAAACGTGTTTAGCCCTATTTTGCCATTTTTAAATAATAGGTTGTTCATAGCATATGAAATGTGAAAATAAAATCTACAATTTACTATTGTTCATACTATTTACTGTTGAGTgtcacagtatgagtcataaaacCCGGAAATTGTTCCAATTGTTCCATCTGGGATGTTATAACTACTTCAAATGTCTCTGTTTCGTGTAGGAATACCCTGGCATGACGTTTCGATAACCACGCAAATCTCTCTGACAAGGTAACGTTCATCAATAATTAGCATTGCGAATTTTTGAGAGTAAATTGAGGCGAATTTATTGATAAaactcaccttgtccgagagagaattACACGGCTATTAAAACGTCATGCCAAGGAACACCTACACCAAACACACAATGAATTATACTTTATTTATTCacaatgtgaaaaatgaatggcgGAAAAaacattggaaccatttccgttTTTTTAAATGCATAAAATCAAAAAATAATGAATAGCTAataaaaaaaaagcacaatctgAGCTTTCTAACAGTGTAAGGCATTACTAGGTACTGTTCATGGCCTACATGAACATGTGTTTTATATGGCCATCCACTTAACGTTAACGGTCAACAGGTTAAAATTATGCAGAATTCGGTTGAAATACTTGTGGAGTAGTAAAATTGGCTAACGAATTGTCAAAAACATGGTTTTATATGGCACAGCAGAAATTACAAGTGTCACCGGTTCTTGAATATGCAATTTTTTTTATGAGAAAACTACTGTTCTGACATTTTAAACATTGTGTATGATACAAAacccagagatagagagaaagagctaCACAGTAAGAAGTTCAGTCTAAGATTGTATTGTGTATAATGAATGTTATGAACAAACCTATCGGCCGCTATACGGAcctagtagtgtgtgtgtgtgtggggggggggtaaatccatttgaattgaatcactttttgacagcatcaCTTTTGATTAAGCAACATTTTTCAAACATGTTTTCCCATTTAAGGTCAAAAAGGGACAtcttggacctgaatgccaaaacctTCAAAAGATAGAGGCTCCCAAAGTTGACCCATTTGcacaccccaccataccatgacaCGTGTCTTCATCACTGACTGAAAAAAAGGTAAACAgttgagtttgatatcatttaaaagcgtACAAAGCGGGGTTGTCAAATTATTTTAGAATTTCTTAAAAACAAAATAAAGAAATAGGTTTGAATCTTTAACGTCAATTTTGAAAAGAAATTGAACTCCGATTTATTTCTAATTGGGTAAGGTACATCCAGAACCCCAACACCCACAGTCATCTCGGTTTCTGTCTGCAGTCCTGATGTATCTGTAGTGACTTTCAGAGTCAACCTGTTTGTAGTCCATAAAATGCCATGTTTGTAGTCCGTTCCTCTCTAAGGTGTGAATGAGTTCTCCTGTTTGTCATTGATAGAATACCATATTCATAGTCAATGAAAAATGTTTTTAGTTCATAATATGGTGCGTTGTTTGTAAACCATGATATACTGCCATGTTTGTAGTCCATAATATGCTGCCATGTTTGTAGTCCATCCCCCTCTCAAAGGAAGGTGTGGAAGATCAGTGACTTGAGGCTCCTACTGTTGGGAATGTTCTGAACGGAGTACTTGATGGCTTTGTAGAACCTAGGACACGTTCCCAGGTGAGAGAGTGGTGAACGTCGCACTGTCCGGCGGTTGTTATGCATTGTCCAGAACCCGATGGAGTAACGGGATAACACCTCGATGCTGACGGTGTGTTGCCCGGGCGACCACTGGGTCAGTCTGACGACTGTAACCATGGAGCCAAAGCCGCAGGAGTGAGAAGTCACGCCACGAAACACAGACTCCTCGGGACATAGTGACACGCCTCTCTCCCACGATATACCTCCatcctcccacccctctcccaTGTCACCTAGGTTACACAGGGCCACAAGACACACACCCTCCAGAGCCTGGTTGCTTTTAAAACCCAGCAGGATTCCAACCAGCCTAGGGACCGCCCCCAAACGCAACAACTGCTCCTGTTgacaccctgagagagagagaaatatgtgtAAGAAAGGTTAGGTTAAGGGCTTAGACTTGAAGCGTTAGATATAAGGCTGTGGTcgagggttaggggtcagaggttagcgATGACTCACGGCTCTCGTAGCAGATACGAGCGATAGCGCGGCCAGCGTGTATCAGCAGCTCCTGATCCCTGGAGAccagcacagacagcagagcaGATGACACCCCTGTCTCCCCACACCTCTCCCTGATCACCGCTGATGGAGAAAGACGCAGTGAATGACAAccatgagaggcagagagagggagagagagaggcagagagagggagagagagggagagagagagagagagagggagagagagggagagagagggagagagagggagagagagagagagagagggagagagaggcagagagagagagaggcagagagaggcagagagagggagagagagagagagggagagagaggcagagagagagagagaggcagagagagagagagagagagaggcagagagaggcagagaggcagagagagggagagagagagagaggcagagagaggcagagagagagagaggcagagagagagagagagaggcagagagaggcagagagagagagaggcagagagaggcagagagaggcagagagagagagagacttacttTCTCTGGCCAGTTCTGACACCAGTTTAGCAGTCATTAAAGTAAGCGGTCCTCTCCTTCTAAGGGCTTGAGCCAGAGTAGGTAATACACCACTCACTGCCACCTGTTCCGCAGCCCCACGctctacacaccacacacacaaagagagattAAATGCACAGCATCATATTAACAAGCGCAATATACACTCTTTACTGTATTCTCCCTCCATTTACCTACAAGCCATCCAGGCATGCATGTGAATACTGTGTGTGCGTGACTGtgtgagtgtaaccgatgtgaaatggctagctagttagcggggttcgcgctaatagcgtttcaattggtgacgtcactcgctctgagaccttgaagtaggtgTTCTCCTAGCTCTGCAAGGGCcgaggcttttgtggagcgatgggtaaggatgcttcgagggtggctgttgtcgatgtgtgcagagggtccctggttcgagcccaggtagaagcgaggagagggacggaagctaaactGTTTCATGAATAATGTGTGTgccatgtaaactcagcaaaaaaagaaacatccccttttcaggaccctgtctttcaaagataatttgtaaaaatccaaataacttcacagatcctcattgtaaagggtttaaacactgtttcccatgcttgttcaatgaaccataaacaattaatgaacatgcacttcTGGAATGGTCAGGAGATGCACTgctgtacttaatgcagctggtggccacaccagatacggactgttacttttgaccccacctttgttcagggacacattattccatttctgttagtcacatgtcggtggaacttgttcagtttatgtctcagttgttgaatcttgttaagttcatacaaatatttacacatgttaagtttgctgaaaaaaatctgcagttgacagtgagaggacgtttctttttttgctgagtttatgtacattgtgtatggtttgtttacgtgtgtgtgagtTTAATCCAGGCAGGTTAATCAACCCTGTGACCTTTTCGCCTCTCCCTCCCATttcgtctctctttctccctccctccctctctctccctcagacacAAACGGCTTAGCGACTGTTTGTCCAATTGGTCACGCATCCAACTCTCCCGCTCTCAaccccttccttccttctctc
Coding sequences within:
- the si:dkey-21e13.3 gene encoding uncharacterized protein si:dkey-21e13.3 isoform X3; amino-acid sequence: MFQKAGEEIRIRYRGRGGVQRCVENIVWLTDGLRNNCNKKAGWESILTHIHPRIHTHNTHMDRLQPTSDSGRLLPVVPKDPLTNALDAIVVSTDLIEDELRPHLETVLTVIQEKQRGAAEQVAVSGVLPTLAQALRRRGPLTLMTAKLVSELARETVIRERCGETGVSSALLSVLVSRDQELLIHAGRAIARICYESRCQQEQLLRLGAVPRLVGILLGFKSNQALEGVCLVALCNLGDMGEGWEDGGISWERGVSLCPEESVFRGVTSHSCGFGSMVTVVRLTQWSPGQHTVSIEVLSRYSIGFWTMHNNRRTVRRSPLSHLGTCPRFYKAIKYSVQNIPNSRSLKSLIFHTFL
- the si:dkey-21e13.3 gene encoding uncharacterized protein si:dkey-21e13.3 isoform X2 → MQVLRRMGAPEKMSVRTLLMYTGKNPADRDSKNRLVKNLIKAGIPPVEIPAYITSAFSRLTEGDTTMLCSDMKSLAIKHLNFTNMAEQLIEETNPVQHWSKIIDTKAQLEEMRLCFRDPANSRLMDNVTHDPLTNALDAIVVSTDLIEDELRPHLETVLTVIQEKQRGAAEQVAVSGVLPTLAQALRRRGPLTLMTAKLVSELARETVIRERCGETGVSSALLSVLVSRDQELLIHAGRAIARICYESRCQQEQLLRLGAVPRLVGILLGFKSNQALEGVCLVALCNLGDMGEGWEDGGISWERGVSLCPEESVFRGVTSHSCGFGSMVTVVRLTQWSPGQHTVSIEVLSRYSIGFWTMHNNRRTVRRSPLSHLGTCPRFYKAIKYSVQNIPNSRSLKSLIFHTFL